Proteins from a genomic interval of Flammeovirgaceae bacterium SG7u.111:
- a CDS encoding oligosaccharide flippase family protein, whose translation MSLKKNFFKNILTVGFFAYLAQAFSYLASIFIFRIISPEEYGVVSMIVVFSGFIAIFSDAGFSFSVIRGNYNEDFLQRLSGATVLFGLLLSLILALFAQPISWFYGSPELLTPTLCLATTFFLQSFSIIPKAKLQKEEAFKFIGIATVATQGANSAVQLTLAYLGFSYWAFIWGPIVGYTIQACMYLWKTKLIITYGNARETQKVISEVKSLVGHVSGFNLINYWARNSDYLMIGKLYDKATLGVYRNAYFLLMLPLNFVGLVVNQVLLPTLQKVIDTGQSIEKEYKYVEGAVTLLMLPVSLLFIIFPEPFIQLLWGEKWRGVAEYLPYFGVLCYCQATLYPIGVAFVLLKKEKEMFKAGGFNALVLIVAIVSGAFISVKMMVFTYSVAYFLICCPIVIYIGFIKSFGFDKQQAISYWLPRLLLGLAMLIGIHFDYLMVAYVALGLLSVLTIVKEYSKVFWVWNYIFEHLKTKV comes from the coding sequence ATGAGTCTCAAAAAGAATTTTTTTAAAAATATACTCACGGTTGGCTTTTTTGCCTATTTGGCACAAGCTTTTAGTTATTTAGCATCTATTTTTATTTTTAGAATCATTAGCCCAGAAGAATATGGCGTAGTGTCAATGATCGTGGTGTTCTCTGGTTTTATTGCTATTTTTTCCGATGCAGGTTTTTCCTTTTCTGTGATTAGGGGCAATTATAACGAAGATTTTTTACAAAGACTATCGGGAGCAACTGTACTGTTTGGGCTGTTACTTTCACTAATATTAGCATTATTCGCTCAACCTATCAGTTGGTTTTACGGTTCACCAGAATTGCTGACACCTACTTTATGCCTGGCTACTACATTTTTTTTGCAATCCTTTTCAATTATACCTAAGGCAAAACTACAAAAAGAAGAAGCTTTTAAATTTATTGGTATAGCCACAGTCGCAACACAGGGAGCAAATTCTGCTGTTCAGCTTACCTTGGCGTATTTAGGGTTTTCATATTGGGCGTTCATCTGGGGGCCAATAGTTGGTTATACTATTCAGGCATGCATGTATCTTTGGAAAACAAAGCTTATCATCACATACGGAAATGCGAGAGAAACACAAAAGGTGATCAGTGAGGTGAAATCACTAGTAGGACATGTTAGTGGCTTTAATTTGATCAATTATTGGGCGAGGAATAGCGATTATTTGATGATAGGAAAGTTGTATGACAAGGCTACGCTTGGCGTATACCGAAATGCCTATTTCTTACTTATGTTGCCATTAAATTTTGTTGGTTTAGTGGTCAATCAAGTGCTTCTTCCTACCCTGCAAAAAGTAATTGATACTGGCCAAAGCATTGAAAAAGAGTATAAGTATGTAGAAGGAGCGGTTACATTATTGATGCTCCCAGTTTCATTGCTTTTTATCATTTTTCCCGAACCATTTATCCAGCTACTTTGGGGTGAAAAATGGCGCGGTGTTGCTGAGTATTTGCCCTATTTTGGGGTTCTCTGTTACTGTCAGGCAACTTTGTATCCAATAGGTGTAGCGTTTGTCTTGCTCAAAAAAGAAAAGGAGATGTTTAAGGCAGGGGGCTTTAATGCACTGGTATTGATAGTGGCGATAGTTTCTGGAGCGTTTATTTCTGTTAAAATGATGGTCTTTACTTATTCAGTGGCATATTTTCTTATTTGCTGTCCAATTGTGATTTATATTGGTTTTATCAAGTCATTTGGTTTCGATAAGCAACAAGCTATTAGTTATTGGCTACCAAGGTTACTGTTGGGGCTAGCAATGTTGATAGGCATTCATTTTGATTATTTGATGGTGGCCTATGTTGCGTTAGGTTTACTTAGTGTTTTGACAATAGTTAAAGAATATAGTAAAGTTTTTTGGGTGTGGAATTATATCTTTGAACATTTAAAGACTAAGGTATGA
- a CDS encoding class I SAM-dependent methyltransferase translates to MKNKDQWQNKKYRYIEKSNKYEVRLENVNPRSVYLNSVIIPVYAKIIKQHVKGELLDLGCGLVPFYSMYKDLIKNNTCVDWENSDHKTSFLDVFADLNQPLPLESEKYDTVLLTDVLEHIYKPHELIKEIERVLLPNGKLIITVPFFYWIHEPPFDFYRYTKFSLQRFCEDNNLSIVVLEPYGGYPDILLDLLNKKLVSNIYLAKAFMGITALFRNSKWFANWRKRTSESYPLGYCLVAKKK, encoded by the coding sequence ATGAAAAACAAAGATCAGTGGCAAAATAAAAAGTACAGGTATATAGAGAAATCCAACAAATACGAAGTTCGATTAGAAAATGTAAACCCACGCTCTGTCTACCTCAATTCTGTAATCATACCTGTCTATGCTAAAATAATAAAACAACATGTTAAAGGTGAATTACTTGATCTTGGATGCGGATTAGTTCCTTTTTATTCTATGTATAAAGATCTCATAAAAAACAATACCTGTGTCGATTGGGAAAATAGTGATCATAAAACTAGTTTTCTAGATGTTTTTGCAGACCTCAACCAACCTCTACCATTAGAAAGCGAAAAGTATGATACCGTATTACTCACTGATGTATTAGAGCACATATATAAACCTCATGAACTAATTAAAGAGATAGAAAGAGTTCTTTTGCCTAATGGAAAATTAATCATTACCGTCCCTTTCTTTTATTGGATACACGAACCCCCCTTTGACTTCTATAGATATACAAAGTTTAGCTTACAACGCTTTTGTGAAGACAATAACTTATCTATAGTTGTACTTGAGCCTTATGGAGGATACCCAGATATTTTATTAGACTTACTTAACAAAAAGTTAGTGTCAAATATTTACTTAGCAAAAGCATTTATGGGCATCACTGCTTTGTTTAGAAACTCAAAATGGTTTGCTAACTGGAGGAAAAGAACTTCTGAGTCTTATCCATTAGGTTATTGCTTAGTTGCAAAAAAAAAATGA
- a CDS encoding two-component regulator propeller domain-containing protein gives MKLASKSILAILISCLISVPLFAQYSNFRSYDQADGLSQSYVYSVAQTPDGYLWSATGDGLSRFDGSVFKTYTVNDGLAEDFVTSLYVDASGTLIAGHYQGAVSIYDASLKRFKVVAIDSTANSRVNQLYVDEDKAIWVLFQNEGLLKIQDGSTAFYSLPQQLSYFSFQLLENRKVLLGTNEGLWLGDLKKDDLGATSFPEFAYQKINAISGDGESYLIGTDGKGLFRYKDGEILDLSKTYLLENERIQAVLSTKKEIWVALKSSGLVLLSSEGSQKYFKEENGLPSNYPLCLFQDMEGNVWTGLNGAGLSMYMGGAFELDPLGSLQNDVTAILLAKKDGKWIGTSKGLRNERKSVAVPSSLPSSTVTGIAEDKEGRLWVGFAEEGLFRWDIEKNKVERLTGKNGFDSKNINQVIADKNGDVWVGTQFLGVFHFIENSIVQYSTENGLLHNNAKDLYCDKENKVWVITPSTGVCYIGQGKVGYFDTDPVLKTIGFNCLVEDKDGDLWFGTNGSGVLYYDGAEFVNYTSAEGLLSNYIYMIVADEQKVWAGSRNGLSSISKSDNLINEHSYQNELKDIELSSKAVFCPIENVIYFGTDKGLLVYNPAKSPEVVEPIIQLTRLLVFDDTLSNPSAIQLPYDSYRLRFSFKGISLKKPESVRYQYKLEGYDIDWSDVTTETLAQYPRVEDGEYEFKVRALNGDGVWSSQEATIRLAIEKPIWKQWWFFVLVAVALSSAGYSYNYIKLKRLTKRNKELEVKVAERTEQLEARKTELEEANVQLDSQKQEIETAYKKLVDLESFKDSMTNMIVHDLKNPLNSVISMSDGTPIIRQAGQQMLNMVMNILDVHKLEEASLKLNLEHYPMKLAVDEAIFQTELLVREKGLTFREELKGDLIANMDYDLIVRVVVNLMTNAIKYTPVGGEISVDCHQEMMDGNSFVKVSVNDTGPGIPADYKDQVFEKYKQIDQKSSGLTASTGLGLTFCKLAIEAHGGKIGLESEEGKGSEFYFLLESTKDSLESEGKVEEFTIGKVEISLTPEDKQEIEPYLAELNSLDIFDTSENIDIIKKIDANSKTLATWKSEFEMAIYSFNENRYRELLEMVG, from the coding sequence ATGAAGCTCGCTTCCAAATCGATATTGGCGATTTTGATAAGCTGCCTTATCTCTGTTCCACTCTTTGCCCAATATTCTAACTTTCGCTCTTACGACCAAGCTGACGGGCTTTCCCAGTCTTATGTATATAGCGTAGCCCAAACCCCAGACGGCTACCTCTGGTCTGCCACGGGCGATGGTCTTTCTAGGTTCGATGGTTCTGTTTTCAAGACCTACACCGTAAACGATGGACTGGCAGAAGATTTTGTGACTTCCCTGTATGTGGATGCTTCGGGTACTCTTATAGCAGGGCATTACCAAGGGGCGGTAAGTATATATGATGCTTCACTAAAAAGGTTTAAAGTTGTAGCTATTGATTCTACAGCAAATAGCCGTGTGAACCAACTTTATGTTGATGAAGACAAGGCAATTTGGGTGCTTTTCCAAAACGAAGGGCTATTAAAAATTCAAGATGGAAGCACAGCATTCTACTCTCTTCCTCAGCAGTTGAGTTATTTTTCTTTTCAATTATTAGAAAACAGAAAAGTGCTTTTGGGCACGAATGAAGGTTTGTGGTTGGGAGATTTGAAGAAGGATGATCTTGGGGCAACCTCATTCCCTGAGTTCGCTTATCAAAAAATAAATGCAATTTCTGGAGATGGAGAATCTTATCTGATTGGTACGGACGGGAAAGGGCTTTTTAGATATAAAGATGGAGAAATCTTGGATTTATCTAAAACTTATCTCCTCGAAAATGAGCGAATTCAAGCAGTTTTATCTACTAAAAAAGAGATTTGGGTTGCTTTAAAATCATCAGGCTTGGTCTTATTGTCCTCCGAAGGAAGCCAAAAATATTTTAAGGAAGAAAATGGTCTGCCCAGTAATTACCCGCTTTGCCTTTTTCAAGATATGGAAGGAAATGTGTGGACAGGTTTGAATGGGGCGGGGTTGTCCATGTACATGGGCGGAGCTTTTGAACTTGACCCTCTTGGCAGTCTTCAAAATGATGTTACTGCAATTCTTCTTGCCAAAAAGGATGGAAAATGGATTGGGACATCCAAAGGCTTGCGTAACGAAAGGAAAAGTGTGGCAGTCCCTTCAAGCTTACCTAGTTCAACCGTTACTGGGATAGCCGAGGACAAGGAAGGTCGGCTGTGGGTTGGTTTTGCTGAAGAAGGACTTTTTAGGTGGGACATAGAAAAAAACAAAGTTGAGCGCTTGACTGGAAAGAATGGCTTTGATTCGAAAAATATCAATCAAGTTATAGCAGATAAAAATGGCGATGTCTGGGTTGGGACACAGTTTTTAGGTGTTTTTCATTTTATTGAAAATTCAATTGTTCAATATTCTACGGAAAATGGGCTTCTTCACAACAACGCTAAGGATTTGTATTGCGATAAGGAAAACAAGGTCTGGGTGATTACGCCTAGTACAGGTGTTTGCTATATTGGGCAAGGGAAAGTTGGTTATTTTGACACAGATCCTGTACTCAAAACAATCGGGTTCAACTGCTTGGTAGAAGACAAGGATGGAGACCTTTGGTTTGGGACAAATGGGAGCGGGGTGCTCTATTACGATGGGGCTGAATTTGTGAACTATACTTCAGCTGAAGGCTTGCTATCAAATTATATATACATGATTGTAGCTGACGAACAAAAGGTATGGGCAGGTTCGAGGAACGGTCTTTCAAGTATAAGCAAGTCGGATAATTTGATAAATGAGCATTCTTACCAAAATGAACTGAAGGATATTGAACTCTCCTCTAAGGCTGTTTTTTGCCCCATAGAAAATGTGATTTATTTTGGAACAGATAAAGGCTTGTTAGTTTACAATCCTGCTAAAAGCCCTGAAGTAGTTGAACCAATCATCCAGCTTACCCGGTTGTTGGTGTTTGATGATACACTTTCCAACCCTTCAGCTATCCAACTTCCCTACGATAGCTACCGCCTGCGTTTTTCTTTCAAAGGTATAAGTTTGAAAAAACCTGAATCGGTTAGGTATCAATACAAACTAGAAGGTTACGATATAGATTGGTCTGACGTCACCACGGAAACCCTTGCACAATACCCTCGGGTTGAAGATGGGGAATATGAGTTCAAAGTTAGGGCGCTGAACGGTGACGGGGTTTGGAGCAGCCAAGAAGCAACCATTCGGTTGGCAATCGAAAAACCTATTTGGAAACAGTGGTGGTTTTTTGTGCTTGTTGCAGTGGCGCTGAGTTCAGCTGGGTATAGTTACAACTATATAAAACTGAAAAGGCTTACCAAAAGGAACAAGGAGCTAGAGGTAAAAGTGGCTGAGCGCACTGAGCAATTGGAGGCTAGAAAAACAGAGCTTGAAGAAGCAAATGTGCAATTGGATAGCCAGAAGCAAGAAATAGAAACTGCGTATAAAAAATTAGTTGACCTAGAGTCTTTCAAAGATTCTATGACGAACATGATTGTCCATGATCTTAAGAATCCACTAAACTCTGTAATAAGCATGTCTGATGGCACACCGATAATCAGGCAAGCAGGTCAGCAAATGCTCAATATGGTAATGAATATATTGGATGTCCATAAGCTTGAAGAAGCAAGTCTAAAATTGAACTTGGAGCATTATCCAATGAAATTGGCTGTTGATGAAGCCATTTTCCAAACTGAGCTACTGGTAAGAGAAAAAGGCTTGACCTTTCGCGAAGAGCTTAAAGGTGACCTTATTGCCAATATGGATTATGACCTAATAGTGAGGGTAGTAGTGAACCTAATGACGAATGCTATAAAATACACTCCGGTTGGAGGTGAGATTTCAGTGGATTGCCATCAAGAAATGATGGATGGGAATAGCTTTGTAAAGGTAAGCGTGAACGATACTGGTCCAGGAATTCCAGCAGACTATAAAGATCAGGTTTTTGAAAAATATAAGCAGATCGATCAAAAAAGTTCTGGGCTTACGGCTTCTACAGGTTTGGGTTTGACTTTTTGCAAGCTAGCTATTGAAGCTCACGGCGGTAAGATCGGGTTAGAATCTGAAGAGGGGAAAGGGTCGGAGTTTTATTTCTTGTTAGAAAGCACCAAAGATTCGCTAGAATCGGAAGGTAAAGTGGAAGAGTTTACCATTGGGAAAGTAGAAATCTCATTGACACCAGAAGATAAGCAGGAAATAGAGCCCTACTTAGCAGAGCTCAACTCCTTAGATATTTTTGATACCAGTGAAAACATTGATATCATCAAAAAAATTGATGCGAATTCGAAGACTTTAGCCACTTGGAAGTCTGAATTTGAAATGGCTATCTATTCCTTCAATGAGAACCGCTACCGAGAGCTACTTGAGATGGTGGGTTGA
- a CDS encoding class I SAM-dependent methyltransferase translates to MENIFDIESPITGKKDVSICEELSVKKIIDEYKKIGLDVTNNYTGISSIKILKCNESGYRFYYPYSTIGDKNFYVELAEREAYYPEIRWEHKLTINFISKEDKVLEIGSGFGAFLNLLKTKNIEGTGLELNPAAIENCSKQGLDIRNELSDAHLVNNHEKYDVVCFFQVLEHVYDVKGFLDAALGLLKPNGKLYIAVPNSNPYLYKYDKFHAMNLPPHHAGLWDKDTLSRLQDHYNITLDELKVEPLHVNVNEYWDAMYEESKSIKNNYFLTFLFNATKPIRKVYARNFIEGRNLLAVYTKKTQPTISSSSR, encoded by the coding sequence ATGGAGAATATATTTGATATAGAAAGTCCTATAACAGGGAAAAAAGATGTTTCTATTTGCGAAGAATTATCAGTTAAGAAAATCATTGATGAGTATAAAAAAATTGGATTAGACGTAACAAATAACTATACAGGGATATCCTCTATAAAAATATTGAAATGCAATGAATCAGGGTATCGATTTTATTATCCTTATTCAACAATTGGAGATAAAAACTTCTATGTAGAACTTGCTGAACGAGAGGCCTACTATCCTGAAATAAGATGGGAACACAAGCTAACTATCAATTTTATTTCCAAAGAAGATAAGGTATTAGAAATTGGTTCTGGTTTTGGTGCTTTTTTGAATTTGCTGAAAACCAAAAATATTGAAGGCACAGGTCTTGAATTAAACCCAGCAGCAATTGAAAATTGCAGTAAACAGGGTTTAGATATAAGAAATGAACTCTCAGACGCTCATCTGGTAAATAATCATGAAAAATATGACGTTGTTTGCTTCTTTCAAGTTTTAGAACATGTATATGATGTAAAAGGCTTTCTTGATGCAGCACTTGGGCTATTGAAACCAAATGGCAAACTTTATATTGCAGTGCCAAACAGCAACCCATACTTGTATAAATATGATAAATTCCATGCTATGAACCTCCCCCCTCATCATGCTGGCTTATGGGATAAAGACACTTTATCAAGGCTTCAAGACCATTATAACATAACACTTGATGAACTCAAAGTAGAGCCACTACATGTAAATGTAAATGAATATTGGGATGCAATGTATGAAGAATCAAAATCTATAAAAAACAACTATTTTTTGACTTTCTTATTCAATGCCACTAAGCCGATAAGGAAAGTATATGCTAGAAACTTTATTGAAGGTCGGAACTTATTGGCTGTTTATACTAAAAAAACTCAACCCACCATCTCAAGTAGCTCTCGGTAG
- a CDS encoding glycosyltransferase has protein sequence MSKIAIITEVYPRLSETFIRKQAYKIGGFVFAYKIAQEILNKQDKQLPKIVDLSDNIPTLYKKIYWWSKVILWKVFKYPGYHWIPNSKSTLKKRLQEMDIHVVLAQFGTTGINVMNVCKELSIPLVVHFHGKDASQLLQNKYYSHEIKQLLKIAVEIIVVNQNMRQIFLDFGFPKEKIHFIPCGVEVPLSCPYKQNSPHSPFRFLAIGRLVEKKAPLNTIKAFELCAKKHPNVSLTFVGDGELLEEVESYVSKSDYKNKIFLKGPLPHIQVQKELLKADAFVQHSIVASNGDAEGWPLTVGEAGAYGLPVISTKHMGITSQVVEGVTGFLVEEGDVKEMGKKMIEIASFKPEKYNTFSKMAYKHIKEHGNNSIQISKLQDVLNKHITKK, from the coding sequence ATGTCAAAAATAGCAATCATAACAGAGGTTTACCCTCGCCTATCCGAAACCTTCATAAGGAAGCAGGCCTACAAAATAGGCGGATTTGTGTTTGCTTATAAGATAGCACAAGAAATTCTAAACAAACAGGATAAACAGCTACCCAAAATTGTTGACTTATCAGATAATATCCCAACACTCTACAAAAAAATATATTGGTGGAGCAAGGTGATTTTATGGAAAGTATTTAAATACCCTGGATACCATTGGATACCAAATAGTAAGTCAACCTTAAAGAAAAGACTCCAAGAAATGGATATACATGTGGTATTAGCACAATTTGGCACAACAGGTATCAATGTAATGAACGTTTGCAAAGAATTATCTATACCACTAGTGGTTCATTTTCATGGTAAAGATGCTTCTCAACTACTTCAAAATAAATACTACTCTCATGAAATCAAACAGCTACTTAAAATAGCTGTAGAGATAATAGTAGTTAATCAAAATATGAGGCAAATATTCTTGGACTTTGGGTTTCCCAAGGAAAAAATTCATTTCATCCCCTGTGGAGTAGAAGTTCCCTTAAGTTGCCCATACAAACAAAACTCACCGCATTCGCCTTTTCGCTTTCTCGCTATTGGTAGGTTAGTAGAAAAAAAAGCACCATTAAATACTATAAAAGCATTCGAGCTCTGTGCAAAAAAACACCCTAACGTTTCCCTTACATTTGTTGGAGATGGTGAATTGCTTGAAGAGGTAGAAAGCTATGTTTCAAAAAGTGATTATAAGAATAAAATATTTTTAAAAGGTCCTTTACCTCACATTCAAGTACAAAAAGAACTTTTGAAAGCTGATGCTTTTGTTCAACACTCGATAGTAGCTTCAAATGGAGATGCAGAGGGTTGGCCTCTTACAGTAGGTGAGGCAGGCGCATATGGTCTTCCTGTCATATCCACAAAACACATGGGTATAACATCACAAGTTGTCGAAGGTGTTACTGGCTTTTTAGTAGAAGAAGGTGATGTTAAGGAAATGGGAAAAAAAATGATTGAGATAGCTTCATTTAAGCCCGAAAAATACAATACCTTTTCAAAAATGGCTTATAAACATATCAAGGAACATGGAAATAATTCAATCCAGATTTCTAAATTGCAAGATGTTTTAAACAAGCATATTACCAAAAAATAA